A section of the Choristoneura fumiferana chromosome 5, NRCan_CFum_1, whole genome shotgun sequence genome encodes:
- the LOC141428428 gene encoding uncharacterized protein isoform X1: MTAVHVLKRFCVPLTNSCCKKKLTNSQVRYSATLGRSARFAPAIIKVRHLGLGTTTKEFDESGQQMTGPITKVHAAELILHLNNEERKLLLSALQEYESNKIKEEFEDKLAGQRWRTKLGRPSKVPTLGDVDPTGTYCPVPDDWLKKKYAATVPKPTTRELVHLSLANSVPFIGFGFLDNFIMITAGDSIESGMGAFITISTMAAAALGNTFSDVIGIGSSYYVERAAAMLGMAPPPLSPVQLDMPVSRRFSNMGRVLGITFGCFLGMTPLLFKDKKSETDDAKPEPERPEPKKS; the protein is encoded by the exons atgacGGCGGTACATGTGTTAAAAAGATTTTGTGTTCCGTTAACGAATTCGTGTTGTaagaaaaaactaacaaattcaCAAGTGCGATATAGTGCCACTTTGGGAAGAAGCGCAAGATTTGCTCCAGCGATAATAAAAGTCCGTCACTTGGGTCTGGGAACCACGACAAAAGAATTTGATGAATCAGGACAGCAAATGACAGGGCCGATTACAAAGGTTCACGCTGCAGAACTTATACTGCATTTAAACAATGAGGAAAGGAAATTGTTGCTATCAGCTCTACAGGAGTACGaatctaataaaattaaagaagaaTTCGAAG ATAAACTGGCTGGCCAGCGATGGAGAACAAAACTTGGGAGGCCTAGCAAAGTGCCTACGCTGGGCGACGTCGACCCCACCGGCACCTACTGTCCAGTCCCAGATGACTGGCTCAAGAAAAAGTATG CGGCAACAGTTCCAAAACCTACAACCCGGGAGCTAGTCCATC TGTCGTTAGCTAATTCTGTGCCATTCATCGGGTTTGGATTCCTGGACAACTTCATTATGATAACAGCG GGTGACAGCATCGAGAGCGGCATGGGCGCGTTCATCACGATCTCCAcgatggcggcggcggcgctgggCAACACGTTCAGCGACGTCATCGGCATCGGGTCCTCGTACTACGTGGAGCGCGCCGCCGCAATGCTCGGCatggcgccgccgccgctctcGCCCGTGCAGCTCGACATGCCCGTCAGCCGCCGCTTCTCCAACATG GGCCGCGTGCTGGGCATCACATTCGGCTGCTTCCTGGGCATGACCCCGCTGCTCTTCAAGGACAAGAAGAGCGAGACAGACGACGCCAAGCCCGAGCCCGAACGACCCGAACCGAAGAAGAGTTAA
- the LOC141428428 gene encoding uncharacterized protein isoform X2, producing the protein MTAVHVLKRFCVPLTNSCCKKKLTNSQVRYSATLGRSARFAPAIIKVRHLGLGTTTKEFDESGQQMTGPITKVHAAELILHLNNEERKLLLSALQEYESNKIKEEFEDKLAGQRWRTKLGRPSKVPTLGDVDPTGTYCPVPDDWLKKKYVPKPTTRELVHLSLANSVPFIGFGFLDNFIMITAGDSIESGMGAFITISTMAAAALGNTFSDVIGIGSSYYVERAAAMLGMAPPPLSPVQLDMPVSRRFSNMGRVLGITFGCFLGMTPLLFKDKKSETDDAKPEPERPEPKKS; encoded by the exons atgacGGCGGTACATGTGTTAAAAAGATTTTGTGTTCCGTTAACGAATTCGTGTTGTaagaaaaaactaacaaattcaCAAGTGCGATATAGTGCCACTTTGGGAAGAAGCGCAAGATTTGCTCCAGCGATAATAAAAGTCCGTCACTTGGGTCTGGGAACCACGACAAAAGAATTTGATGAATCAGGACAGCAAATGACAGGGCCGATTACAAAGGTTCACGCTGCAGAACTTATACTGCATTTAAACAATGAGGAAAGGAAATTGTTGCTATCAGCTCTACAGGAGTACGaatctaataaaattaaagaagaaTTCGAAG ATAAACTGGCTGGCCAGCGATGGAGAACAAAACTTGGGAGGCCTAGCAAAGTGCCTACGCTGGGCGACGTCGACCCCACCGGCACCTACTGTCCAGTCCCAGATGACTGGCTCAAGAAAAAGTATG TTCCAAAACCTACAACCCGGGAGCTAGTCCATC TGTCGTTAGCTAATTCTGTGCCATTCATCGGGTTTGGATTCCTGGACAACTTCATTATGATAACAGCG GGTGACAGCATCGAGAGCGGCATGGGCGCGTTCATCACGATCTCCAcgatggcggcggcggcgctgggCAACACGTTCAGCGACGTCATCGGCATCGGGTCCTCGTACTACGTGGAGCGCGCCGCCGCAATGCTCGGCatggcgccgccgccgctctcGCCCGTGCAGCTCGACATGCCCGTCAGCCGCCGCTTCTCCAACATG GGCCGCGTGCTGGGCATCACATTCGGCTGCTTCCTGGGCATGACCCCGCTGCTCTTCAAGGACAAGAAGAGCGAGACAGACGACGCCAAGCCCGAGCCCGAACGACCCGAACCGAAGAAGAGTTAA